Part of the Nostoc sp. ATCC 53789 genome, CAAACTGCTCTCCTGCACCTTTACCTGTTGGGGAAGTCCTAATTGTGACGTTTTTTGGATTTATATTAAAGCCTCGCTTTTTTAAAAAATGGTATGCAAAAACTTGCTGTTGTAGATCCTCACATAAAATTACTATCTGTACTCTATTCTGGGTCATAGAGCCAGCCTCGTGCAATCAGTTCTGAAATTGGTAATCCTGAATTTTCAGCTTCTTGATTACTAATTGGTTTTACTCGTACAGGTGCATTACTTTGACGCTCAAACCAATAACCTATAGGTGAAGCTAAAAGATAATTTATTAGTACAGGATGATGGGAGATTAGTAAAGCTTGTATTTTTCCGTCAATACAGAAATCATAAAGTTGAATTAGCCAAGGTTGAATTTCTGGCAGAGCTAAAAAACTTTCTGGCTCATCAATACAAAGTGTATAATCTTCAGATTCAGTGCAATAGAGAATGGTGTACAGAGCAATTATCACTTTTTGACCATCGGATAATTCACTAAAGCGATAATCAATATTTTTTGTCTTATCTTTATCTGTTGAAAATCTTAATTTTAGAGTCCGATAGTTTTCACTAAACTGTTCAAATTTAAAACTTACAAACCCATCTAATATATCTTTTAAAACGCTGATAAGTTCAGCAACTTTACCCTGATCTTGGGAAATATAGCGATACCAAGAAACAAAGTTTTCCATTCTTGAAGTTAGATGAATTTCTTCCTTTTCACTACCATCAAGCATAAGGCTAGGAATAATTTGTACAATAATAAATCGCTGTATGCGTTTTGTGAACCAGGCCAACTTTGTACTGTCACTATCTACCGTAAATAAGTATAGTAAAGATCCTACTAATTGGAATCGTGAAGGTAATGAGGTTTTCACTACTTCTTCATAATCATCTTGAAAAATTTTAATTTCGCCCTCCTCAGACTTCATTAAAGCTTGGTTATTAAACCAGAGACGCTCATATTCAACATGACTCTTATCTTGATTATGCCTAATAGCAAATTCATATTTATAATTACCACCATTCCCAGTAATTTCTAGCTCAAAACGCTGAATTTCTAAAGTTTGCCAGCGAGTACAGTCAGCAGATTTAAAAATTTGTTCTACTTTTTCGTCACCACTTATAAAAATTTGAATTTTCCGTAAAACTTCAAAAACAGTTGATTTACCTGCTCCATTACCGCCAAGAAACAGGTTAATCGAGTCAAAATTCATCTCGAAATTTACCAACCCGCGAAAGTTATCAATATATATTCGCTTTAGCATAGATTTTTTTCTCCTAGTACAATTTTAAAGCTAACAGTTAAATCGTTGCATTTACCCACATTCCGTTTTTGAAAACCGCTCCCAGAACCCAGACAAAAATTTAACTCTGCGTACCTCTGCGCTTCCCTCAGCGCCCCTCTGCGTTTCAAAATCATTATAAACCTTGACATTAACATCAATGTCAAGGTTTAGCCTAAGAGAGTCCCTATTAATTCACCTCTCATGCTCTACCCCCAAAGTTTCACCGAATTCACCAGAGAACACACAGATACCTTAGCAGCCCTTTTGTGTGGCTTACTACTATTTCTCGGATGGTTCGCCTTACATCTCGGCTGGTTGGGGTTAGCATTCCTCCTACTACCTGCTGCTTACGTAATTGGTGGTTACGAAAGTGCGCGGGA contains:
- a CDS encoding ATP-binding protein translates to MNFDSINLFLGGNGAGKSTVFEVLRKIQIFISGDEKVEQIFKSADCTRWQTLEIQRFELEITGNGGNYKYEFAIRHNQDKSHVEYERLWFNNQALMKSEEGEIKIFQDDYEEVVKTSLPSRFQLVGSLLYLFTVDSDSTKLAWFTKRIQRFIIVQIIPSLMLDGSEKEEIHLTSRMENFVSWYRYISQDQGKVAELISVLKDILDGFVSFKFEQFSENYRTLKLRFSTDKDKTKNIDYRFSELSDGQKVIIALYTILYCTESEDYTLCIDEPESFLALPEIQPWLIQLYDFCIDGKIQALLISHHPVLINYLLASPIGYWFERQSNAPVRVKPISNQEAENSGLPISELIARGWLYDPE